The Rhododendron vialii isolate Sample 1 chromosome 6a, ASM3025357v1 genome includes a window with the following:
- the LOC131329534 gene encoding mannan endo-1,4-beta-mannosidase 2-like: MVAGNGLFYPIIGFASFLVLIYWSFGDLWVNYRNGPELSFVQRNGTHFMVDGRVFYVNGWNSYWLMDHAVDHYTRPRVREMLRAGAKMGLTVCRTWAFNDGAYNALQISPGRYDERVFRALDHVIAEARKHGIRLLLSLVNNLLPYGGKTQYVKWAWEEGVGLSSSNDSFFYDPSIRNYFKNHVKALLTRRNTITGIQYRDDPTIFAWELINEPRCISDPSGNTLQDWIEEMSVFVKSIDKKHLLTIGLEGFYGPKSPKRLTVNPGEWAANLGSDFIRNSKISTIDFATVHIYPDQWFPEQELDEKLKYVSKWMVSHIEDGDKELRKPIMFTEFGLSNLSKGFQPSQRERFYKIAYDVIYESAQKNDSGAGSFVWQFLVGGMEEYNDDYGIVPWESPSMYRLITQHSCRLAISQGVLPSQKEHLKELCLQRR, from the exons ATGGTAGCTGGAAATGGACTGTTCTACCCCATCATTGGCTTTGCatcatttcttgttttgattTACTGGTCATTTGGTGATTTATGGGTCAATTACCGTAATGGACCCGAGTTGAGCTTTGTGCAAAGGAATGGGACTCATTTCATGGTTGATGGTAGAGTCTTCTACGTTAATGGGTGGAACTCTTACTGGTTAATGGACCATGCTGTGGATCATTACACTAGACCTAGGGTTAGGGAAATGCTCCGAGCCGGCGCGAAGATGGGCCTTACCGTGTGCCGAACTTGGGCCTTCAACGATGGTGCCTACAATGCCCTTCAGATTTCCCCTGGCAGATATGATGAGAGAGTATTTAGG GCCTTGGATCATGTCATTGCAGAGGCCAGGAAACACGGAATACGGTTGCTTCTTAGCTTAGTTAATAACTTGCTACCATATGGTGGGAAGACACAATACGTCAAGTGGGCATGGGAAGAAGGAGTTGGTTTGAGCTCTTCTAATGATTCATTCTTCTATGATCCATCAATTCGcaattatttcaaaaatcatgtcaAG GCTTTGCTCACACGGAGGAACACTATCACTGGAATTCAATATAGGGATGATCCCACCATCTTCGCATGGGAGTTGATCAATGAGCCTCGCTGCATCTCTGATCCTTCAGGCAATACCCTCCAA GATTGGATAGAAGAAATGTCAGTTTTCGTGAAATCAATTGACAAGAAGCATCTGTTAACCATTGGCCTTGAAGGGTTCTACGGTCCCAAGAGTCCCAAAAGGCTAACCGTAAACCCAGGAGAATGGGCAGCTAACCTTGGATCTGATTTTATTCGCAACTCCAAGATCTCAACCATCGATTTTGCCACTGTTCATATCTACCCTGACCAGTG GTTTCCTGAGCAAGAGCTAGATGAGAAACTAAAATATGTCTCCAAATGGATGGTTTCTCATATCGAAGATGGTGATAAAGAACTGAGGAAACCTATCATGTTCACTGAATTCGGCTTGTCAAATCTGAGCAAAGGTTTCCAGCCATCTCAGCGCGAAAGATTCTACAAAATTGCTTATGATGTCATCTATGAATCTGCCCAGAAAAATGATTCAGGCGCTGGATCTTTTGTGTGGCAGTTCTTGGTTGGAGGGATGGAAGAGTACAACGATGATTACGGGATTGTCCCTTGGGAGAGCCCATCAATGTACCGGTTGATAACTCAACATTCATGTCGGCTGGCAATATCTCAGGGTGTGCTCCCTTCGCAAAAGGAGCACTTGAAAGAATTGTGTTTGCAGAGACGGTAA
- the LOC131329254 gene encoding uncharacterized protein LOC131329254 — translation MVVSLGPGKFYGSSLPRPRIYTDVKFSSERVDPPSPVSDPFMSWAREAHWSMGGLSFKRFRLQGRIEGNVNRLRSQREKTLKKKRDGLSAAAVKILGSDDDEEEEEKEVSPSPPPAPAVVKRRRFTGDEEEGDWKRKRLARKLGKEFDRVAAESGGGAEEETVGVRTRSRKVVEESGGGEKNLKVRKLRRVGEIEEERAKRAAERESGGGVRTSPRFAFR, via the coding sequence ATGGTAGTATCACTGGGTCCCGGCAAGTTCTACGGCAGCAGCCTGCCCAGGCCCCGGATCTACACCGACGTCAAGTTCAGCTCGGAGCGGGTCGACCCGCCCTCCCCGGTCTCCGACCCGTTCATGTCGTGGGCCCGCGAGGCCCACTGGTCTATGGGCGGCCTCAGCTTCAAGCGCTTCCGCCTCCAGGGCCGCATCGAAGGCAACGTCAACAGGCTGCGCTCCCAGCGCGAGAAAACCCTCAAGAAGAAACGAGACGGACTCTCCGCTGCCGCCGTCAAGATCCTCGGTTCCGATgacgacgaggaggaggaggagaaggaggtgAGCCCGTCGCCGCCCCCGGCCCCGGCGGTTGTGAAGCGTAGGCGGTTCACGGGGGACGAGGAGGAGGGAgattggaagaggaagaggctgGCGAGGAAGCTGGGGAAGGAGTTCGATCGGGTCGCGGCGGAGAGTGGTGGTGGAGCGGAGGAGGAGACGGTGGGGGTGCGGACTCGGAGCAGGAAGGTTGTTGAGGAGAGCGGTGGGGGTGAGAAGAATTTGAAGGTGAGGAAGCTGAGGCGGGTTGGGGAGATAGAGGAGGAGAGAGCTAAAAGGGCTGCTGAGAGGGAGAGTGGTGGTGGGGTTAGGACTTCGCCGAGGTTCGCGTTTCGTTGA
- the LOC131330516 gene encoding probable ubiquitin-conjugating enzyme E2 25 produces the protein MDTEIEQFASHDSGEALAAKKAKHNEDAMAKDVENSNTIMGSTSESLNSDNLNGSNSDPSYQNDNDVDDPVDEGEEVCDFEDDNDDYMYEDDDDDYLSMQAQFDNVDLPPGVEASVSWLNDPAPSANTPASTSTSSLSDAVGSSFKFFDPAASKYETAAASSSMVLVESSSAGKEQEEKESEVMIKFQSFKQFDTVDDFSDHHFNGMGFSGQQPPKTWTKRIQDEWKILEKDLPDTIYVRVYETRVDLLRAVIVGPAGTPYHDGLFVFDVLFPPTYPDIPPMVYYYSGGLRLNPNLYDCGKVCLSLLNTWSGDKNEMWMPKTSTMLQVLVSIQALILVPRPFFNEPGYEGMYTGAEGETRSKAYNEDVFILSLKTMMYTLRRPPKYFEDFVAGHFRVRAHDILSACKAYMEGAEVGSFDKGVPHSNTALTNRPDFKAAVARMMNGLVNNFMKNGSEDCEQFRIQS, from the exons ATGGATACAGAAATCGAACAGTTTGCTTCGCACGACTCCGGAGAAGCGTTGGCCGCTAAGAAAGCTAAGCACAATgag GATGCCATGGCCAAGGATGTTGAGAACTCTAATACTATAATGGGGTCAACATCTGAATCACTTAACTCAGACAATCTTAATGGGTCCAATTCAGATCCGTCATATCAAAATGATAATGACGTTGATGATCCAGTTGATGAAGGTGAAGAAGTTTGTGATTTTGAAGATGATAATGATGATTATATGTATGAGGATGACGATGATGATTATCTGAGTATGCAAGCCCAATTTGATAACGTGGATCTGCCTCCTGGGGTAGAGGCATCGGTTTCTTGGTTGAACGATCCTGCTCCAAGTGCAAATACCCCAGCTTCTACTAGTACTTCGTCCCTGAGTGACGCTGTTGGTTCatccttcaaattttttgatcCTGCTGCTAGTAAGTATGAAACTGCTGCTGCAAGCAGTTCAATGGTTCTTGTGGAATCAAGTTCTGCtggaaaagagcaagaggaaaaagaaagtgaaGTTATGATaaagtttcaaagttttaaACAGTTTGACACTGTTGATGATTTTTCGGATCATCACTTCAACGGTATGGGATTTTCAGGGCAGCAG CCTCCCAAGACTTGGACAAAGAGAATTCAGGATGAGTGGAAAATCCTGGAGAAAGACTTACCTG ATACTATATATGTAAGAGTTTATGAAACAAGGGTAGATCTTTTAAGAGCCGTAATTGTGGGACCAGCAGGAACCCCATACCATGACGGTCTGTTCGTCTTTGATGTTCTCTTCCCTCCTACCTATCCTGATATACCCCCG ATGGTTTATTACTATTCTGGCGGACTTCGATTAAACCCAAATTTGTATGATTGTGGGAAAGTCTGCCTCAGCTTACTGAACACATGGAGTGGTGACAAGAATGAGATGTGGATGCCAAAGACATCAACCATGCTACAAGTCCTTGTCTCTATACAAGCTTTGATATTGGTTCCAAGGCCCTTTTTTAATGAGCCTGGGTACGAGGGTATGTATACTGGGGCAGAAGGAGAAACTAGATCAAAGGCATACAATGAGGATGTGTTTATTCTATCTTTGAAGACAATGATGTATACTCTGAGGAGACCCCCAAAG TATTTTGAGGACTTTGTTGCTGGTCATTTTCGTGTTCGTGCACATGACATTCTGTCTGCATGTAAAGCTTACATGGAGGGTGCTGAAGTAGGATCTTTCGACAAAGGAGTCCCCCATTCTAATACTGCACTAACAAACAGACCTGATTTCAAGGCAGCAGTAGCTAGAATGATGAATGGTCTAGTCAATAACTTCATGAAAAATGGGTCGGAGGACTGCGAACAGTTCCGGATCCAATCCTGA
- the LOC131330517 gene encoding major strawberry allergen Fra a 1-E-like — MRSMKGEVVLNIPAEKAWEMYMDDGIISKINPEMLAAAEYLQGDGSPESVRLFKLGPAVSDYVKESTQKIEKVETGRRVTYSVIRGDLKEMYDPYKVTFSFIPVEGKEREKCKAEWKVEFEPLTATTPPPEKARDAALGFLKSFENFQLGY, encoded by the exons atgaggagcATGAAAGGTGAAGTTGTGTTGAACATTCCTGCAGAGAAAGCATGGGAGATGTATATGGACGATGGGATAATCAGCAAAATAAACCCGGAAATGCTGGCTGCTGCCGAGTACCTTCAGGGAGATGGCAGCCCAGAAAGTGTCAGGCTTTTCAAGCTTGGCCCGG CCGTAAGCGACTATGTCAAAGAATCCACCCAAAAGATTGAGAAAGTGGAGACGGGGCGTCGCGTGACATACAGTGTCATCAGAGGTGACCTGAAAGAGATGTATGATCCATACAAGGTCACTTTCTCATTTATTCCGGTTGAGGGAAAAGAACGGGAGAAATGTAAAGCTGAATGGAAAGTGGAGTTTGAGCCGCTCACGGCCACCACACCACCGCCAGAGAAGGCAAGGGATGCCGCCCTTGGATTCCTCAAGTCCTTCGAGAACTTCCAGCTTGGCTACTAG